The genomic stretch GGAGTTTTTTGCCGCGCAGGGCAACAAGTATACGCATGTTGTGCTCATGCAGCCCACCTCGCCGCTGACTAGGGTGGAAACCATTGACCGCTGCATAGAGCGACTGCTTGAAGATAACCGCGACATGGTTTTTTCCGCCGATGCCGTGCATGTGGCTTCCCGCTTTATGGGTACCGTAGACCCGCAGGACACCTTTCTGCTCCGCTACCCAGCAGCAGACAGTACGCCGGAATACGTGCCCACCGGCAACGTGTATGCCATGACCGCACGCCACGCCATTGAAGCGCCCTCCCTCTTCAGCGGCAATCTGGCGGTCGTTATGGTGACACGAGAGGAAGCCGTGGATATCGACTATGAAGAAGACTTTGTCATGGCGCAGATTTATTTCGACAAACTCAACCAGAACACGCAACCATGAGCACAACCAACCCGATTCGAATCATACCGAGGCTGGACATAAAAGGCCCTAACCTCATCAAGTCCATCCACCTTGAGGGGTTACGCGTCCTTGGCAAACCGGAGTTCTTCGCCACCAAGTACTGCGAACAGGGTGCCGACGAAATTATCTACATAGACAGTGTGGCCAGCCTGTACGGGCGGAACAACCTGCACGAGATCGTTTCACGTACAGCCTCCAACATCTCCATCCCGCTCACGGTGGGCGGGGGCATCCGCAGCCTTGACGATGCCTACCATCTGCTGCGCTCTGGTGCCGACAAAGTTGCCATAAACACCTCGCTCTTTGAAAAACCGGGGTTGATTTCCGAAGTGGCCAAACGGTTCGGCTCCCAGTGCGTGGTGGTGTACATAGAGGCCAAAAAAGTGGACAATCGATACCGCTGCAT from Desulfovibrio psychrotolerans encodes the following:
- a CDS encoding acylneuraminate cytidylyltransferase family protein — protein: MKHHNTQCRILGVIPARGGSKRLPGKNIRPLGGRPLIQHIIETCSRSRLLTDCIVSTDSEAIRRAAMDAGAQAPFLRPDHLASDTANSQDVLRHALEFFAAQGNKYTHVVLMQPTSPLTRVETIDRCIERLLEDNRDMVFSADAVHVASRFMGTVDPQDTFLLRYPAADSTPEYVPTGNVYAMTARHAIEAPSLFSGNLAVVMVTREEAVDIDYEEDFVMAQIYFDKLNQNTQP